A window of Natrinema salifodinae contains these coding sequences:
- a CDS encoding ornithine cyclodeaminase family protein, with translation MNTLLLDSDAVDDHARLADVIDAVEGAFGAFERGDTQMPAKSYIDLPRYNGDFRSMPAYLDTGEWDAAGVKWVNVHPDNPADHDLPTVLGTMIYSDPETAFPLAIMDGTTLTMKRTGAAAAVATDQLAVEGASSLGLVGAGVQSYTQLEAISEVRPIEKVVVSDPDEDRVQRFVETYEDRFEVRAGSIAEAGSCDVLSTVTPVEDPIVGLDDVGEHTHVNAIGADAEGKHELTDELLEAARIVIDDHEQCTHSGEINVPYGEGTLTDADIYGEIGELVVGAKAGRTDDTGITVFDSTGLAIQDVAAARVVYENASADGDGYEFGMIDTDQ, from the coding sequence ATGAACACGCTTCTACTGGACAGCGACGCGGTCGACGACCACGCGCGCCTGGCCGACGTCATCGACGCGGTCGAGGGGGCGTTCGGGGCCTTCGAGCGCGGCGACACGCAGATGCCCGCGAAGTCCTACATCGACCTGCCCCGGTACAACGGGGACTTCCGGTCGATGCCCGCCTACCTCGACACGGGCGAGTGGGACGCGGCCGGCGTGAAGTGGGTCAACGTCCACCCGGACAACCCCGCGGACCACGACCTGCCGACGGTCCTGGGGACGATGATCTACTCCGATCCCGAGACCGCGTTTCCGCTCGCGATCATGGACGGGACGACGCTCACGATGAAACGGACCGGCGCCGCGGCCGCCGTCGCCACCGACCAGCTGGCCGTCGAGGGCGCCTCGAGCCTCGGCCTGGTCGGAGCCGGCGTCCAGTCGTACACGCAACTCGAGGCGATCAGCGAGGTCCGCCCGATCGAGAAGGTCGTCGTCTCGGATCCCGACGAGGACCGCGTCCAACGGTTCGTCGAGACCTACGAGGACCGGTTCGAGGTTCGCGCCGGATCGATCGCCGAGGCCGGTAGCTGCGACGTTCTGTCGACGGTGACGCCGGTCGAGGACCCGATCGTGGGGCTAGACGACGTCGGCGAGCACACGCACGTCAACGCCATCGGTGCCGACGCCGAGGGGAAACACGAACTGACCGACGAACTTCTGGAGGCGGCTCGGATCGTCATCGACGACCACGAGCAGTGTACCCACTCGGGCGAGATCAACGTCCCGTACGGTGAGGGAACCCTGACCGACGCGGACATCTACGGCGAGATCGGCGAACTCGTCGTCGGTGCGAAGGCAGGCCGGACCGACGATACCGGGATCACGGTCTTCGACTCGACCGGGCTCGCGATCCAGGACGTCGCGGCCGCCCGCGTAGTCTACGAGAACGCCAGTGCGGACGGCGACGGCTACGAGTTCGGAATGATCGACACCGATCAGTAG
- a CDS encoding sugar porter family MFS transporter has protein sequence MSTTHTGATGNGRNPFVYVVAALAALNGLLFGFDTGVISGAMLYIRNTFDLTTLFGVSFSASFIEGIIVSGAMVGAIIGAAVGGRIADRLGRRRLILVGAVIFFVGSLIMAIAPTAEVLIIGRIIDGIGVGFASVVGPLYISEIAPPKIRGSLVSLNQLTITSGILIAYLVNYAFSAGGEWRWMLGLGMVPAAVLFVGMLFMPASPRWLYEQGRETDAREVLSKTRVESQIDAELQEIKETIHTESGTLSDLLQPWVRPMLVVGVGLAAFQQVTGINTVMYYAPTILESTGFGDSASILATVGIGAVNVAMTVVAVLLIDRTGRRPLLLSGLAGMTVMLAILGIVFYLPGLSGTIGWVATGSLMLYVASFAIGLGPVFWLMISEIYPMEVRGTAMGVVTVINWAGNLIVSLTFLGLVDTLGQSGTFWLYGLLSLFALGFCYQLVPETKGRSLEEIEADLRETAVGRDAGGDQAGTAKSDD, from the coding sequence ATGTCGACGACACACACAGGAGCGACCGGTAATGGACGGAATCCGTTCGTTTACGTCGTCGCGGCCCTGGCCGCGCTCAACGGGCTACTGTTCGGATTCGACACCGGCGTCATCTCTGGCGCGATGTTGTACATTCGAAACACGTTCGACCTAACGACGCTGTTCGGCGTCTCGTTCAGCGCGTCGTTCATCGAAGGGATCATCGTCAGCGGGGCGATGGTCGGCGCGATCATCGGTGCAGCCGTCGGCGGTCGGATCGCTGACCGCCTCGGTCGGCGGCGGCTCATCCTCGTTGGGGCCGTCATCTTCTTCGTGGGCTCGCTCATCATGGCGATCGCCCCGACCGCCGAGGTGCTGATCATCGGTCGGATCATCGACGGCATCGGGGTCGGCTTCGCCTCCGTCGTCGGCCCGCTGTACATCTCCGAGATCGCACCGCCGAAGATCCGCGGCTCGCTGGTCTCGCTGAACCAACTGACGATCACCAGCGGCATCCTCATCGCGTATCTCGTCAACTACGCGTTCTCCGCCGGCGGCGAGTGGCGCTGGATGCTCGGCCTCGGCATGGTCCCCGCGGCCGTCCTCTTCGTCGGTATGCTCTTCATGCCCGCGAGCCCCCGCTGGCTCTACGAGCAGGGCCGCGAAACCGACGCCCGCGAAGTGCTGTCCAAGACCCGCGTCGAGAGCCAGATCGACGCCGAACTGCAGGAGATCAAAGAGACGATCCACACCGAATCCGGCACCCTCAGCGACCTGCTTCAGCCGTGGGTGCGACCGATGCTGGTCGTCGGGGTCGGCCTGGCGGCCTTCCAGCAGGTGACCGGCATCAACACGGTCATGTACTACGCGCCGACGATCCTCGAGTCGACCGGCTTCGGCGACAGCGCGTCGATCCTCGCGACCGTCGGCATCGGTGCCGTCAACGTCGCCATGACCGTCGTCGCGGTCCTGCTGATCGACCGCACCGGCCGCCGCCCGCTGTTGCTCTCGGGCCTGGCCGGCATGACCGTCATGCTGGCGATCCTCGGGATCGTGTTCTACCTGCCCGGCCTCTCCGGCACCATCGGCTGGGTTGCGACCGGGAGCCTAATGTTGTACGTGGCCAGCTTCGCGATCGGTCTCGGCCCGGTCTTCTGGCTGATGATCTCCGAGATCTACCCGATGGAAGTTCGGGGGACGGCGATGGGCGTCGTCACGGTCATCAACTGGGCCGGCAACTTGATCGTCTCGCTGACCTTCCTCGGCCTGGTCGACACGCTCGGGCAGTCCGGCACGTTCTGGCTGTACGGCCTGCTCTCCCTGTTCGCGCTGGGCTTCTGTTACCAGCTCGTCCCCGAGACGAAAGGACGGTCGCTCGAGGAGATCGAGGCCGATCTCCGCGAGACGGCGGTCGGTCGCGATGCCGGCGGCGACCAGGCTGGAACCGCGAAGTCTGACGACTGA
- a CDS encoding YqjF family protein, producing the protein MIEQRTDPFRWTFADGSSPKAPHVASMTWRDGLFVHWPVDPDELRPHVPSQLTLETRDGRAWLSVVPFVLTNVGLRGTPSIARLAFAELNVRTYVRYRGDPGLFFFSIDVGSPLIAAAVGRTTRLPVYRARMRVGATENDHVAFASERTASKTEGGAPARFAATYRPDGEVFTAEPDSLDYWLTARRRFYAPESDGILSGEISHDPWPLQPAAVTIGENTMFEAANLPQPTSECIAHYCKELDMTGSIPRRLG; encoded by the coding sequence ATGATCGAACAACGCACGGATCCCTTCCGATGGACGTTCGCAGACGGGTCGTCGCCGAAAGCACCTCACGTCGCCTCGATGACGTGGCGGGACGGGCTGTTCGTTCACTGGCCGGTCGATCCCGACGAGCTCCGGCCCCACGTGCCGAGTCAGCTGACCCTCGAGACGCGAGACGGCCGCGCCTGGCTGAGCGTGGTCCCGTTCGTGCTCACGAACGTCGGGCTCCGGGGGACGCCGTCGATCGCGCGCCTGGCCTTCGCCGAACTCAACGTGCGGACGTACGTCAGGTATCGGGGCGACCCCGGCCTGTTCTTCTTCAGCATCGACGTCGGGAGTCCGCTAATCGCCGCGGCGGTCGGGCGGACGACGCGATTACCCGTCTATCGCGCGCGGATGCGCGTGGGCGCGACAGAAAACGATCATGTCGCCTTCGCCAGCGAGCGCACGGCGTCGAAGACTGAAGGCGGCGCTCCCGCCCGGTTCGCCGCGACCTACCGACCGGATGGGGAGGTTTTCACCGCGGAGCCGGACTCCCTCGACTACTGGCTCACGGCGCGGCGCCGGTTCTACGCGCCGGAGTCGGACGGCATCCTGTCCGGTGAGATCTCCCACGACCCGTGGCCGCTCCAGCCCGCGGCCGTGACGATCGGCGAAAACACGATGTTCGAAGCGGCTAATCTTCCGCAACCGACGAGCGAGTGCATCGCTCACTACTGCAAAGAGCTCGATATGACGGGATCGATCCCCCGTCGACTCGGGTAA
- a CDS encoding bacteriorhodopsin has protein sequence MIPELQLYRIAFYVMTAAIVGFLGWIALLPSGKRRYYLPVPIICGTLALSNLGMSLELFRITTASGQPIPMTRYIDYLVATIIMVVVAGWIAGASRRTLVATAVLVAAWVGSTAARYLLEPPLNAAAGLVTIGSLAALVYLIVWPLTRRSSEQSGERVLLYGKLRNLLVLLWVFYLVIGFVSRQGLGLLDAFSGIFFAAYLDALTRIGFGILVLRATDAMDQVIDGSGSTDAGDDGSGGVTLETGSEPGIDPAD, from the coding sequence ATGATCCCCGAACTCCAGCTCTACCGGATCGCCTTCTACGTGATGACGGCCGCAATCGTCGGCTTCCTCGGGTGGATCGCGCTGCTACCCTCGGGGAAGCGGCGGTACTACCTCCCGGTCCCGATCATCTGCGGGACGCTCGCGCTCTCGAACCTCGGGATGTCGCTCGAACTGTTCCGGATCACGACCGCGAGCGGCCAGCCGATCCCGATGACCAGGTACATCGACTACCTGGTCGCGACGATCATCATGGTCGTCGTCGCCGGGTGGATCGCCGGAGCCAGCCGGCGGACGCTGGTCGCGACGGCCGTTCTGGTCGCGGCGTGGGTCGGCTCGACGGCTGCGCGCTATCTCCTCGAACCGCCGCTGAACGCGGCGGCTGGCCTCGTCACGATCGGATCCCTCGCTGCGCTCGTCTACCTGATCGTCTGGCCGCTCACGAGACGCTCCAGCGAACAGAGCGGCGAACGGGTCCTCCTCTACGGAAAGCTCCGGAACCTACTGGTGCTGCTGTGGGTGTTCTACCTGGTCATCGGCTTCGTCTCCCGTCAGGGACTGGGGCTGCTCGACGCCTTCAGCGGGATCTTCTTCGCGGCCTATCTCGATGCCCTCACCCGGATCGGGTTCGGGATTCTCGTGTTGCGCGCGACCGACGCCATGGACCAGGTGATCGACGGCAGCGGATCGACCGACGCGGGCGACGACGGGTCGGGCGGCGTCACCCTCGAGACGGGCTCCGAACCGGGTATCGATCCGGCCGACTGA
- a CDS encoding methyl-accepting chemotaxis protein: MALEDYIPDRLRETYSVKIGLLFLVVAVMSILVTGLFFGHVTGSVGPEAEGHFSDRTDDRSDVAGAWLETNAETASGLATDAVVQEGESGAVGERLAAVQSARSDRVAEIHYLDGDGSVLASSDDAAVGENFFATAGIEGATDGPSSPHQGLTTDDSVLSFVADVDGEQRYVAVSAPVDAFASILETGGDGDGSARTVVTDADGEPIAAVGHEASVGDDAVLAAIPTAGDGVATGVPEGTDTEFAATAATIDAGGEPLTVTTYDTATAVYGPQLTATSSLLALLMVFVLHLGLVGVVMGGNVSLNLRQLGNKAERMGNGDLAVDFETNRVDEVGVLYGSFASMRDSLRETLTDLESQRERAREAQQRTERRNHELETEAERYSEVMAACADGDLEQRLEPKTDHDAMVSIAEAFNEMIADLEDAIAQVTEISADVAQTSTEVQSSSDEIRRASQEVSTSVQEISDGSASQAEDLSMATTEVKEMSATVEEVAAATSTIAEQSSAVDELATDGQRAAAETTAEMHAASERTEAVAETVRSLDDEAEQIQQVVELIDEIAAQTNMLALNAAIESARSESASSESGGFQAVADEVKELAEQTQAAVEDIERMIESIQGRAATSAVQIEEAETTIGTATEQVDDLSAKLDRIATEIEQVAAGVEEIDQATDEQADSAEELATIVQDVASVADETTSQAQQVAAAAEETTATISDVSAEATRLDERAADLADAVDEFSVSTGTEPEADPAAAPAGTDQGGESR; this comes from the coding sequence ATGGCACTTGAGGACTATATCCCTGATCGGCTCAGAGAAACGTACAGCGTAAAGATCGGACTGCTCTTCCTGGTGGTCGCCGTGATGTCGATTCTCGTCACCGGGCTCTTCTTCGGCCACGTCACCGGTTCCGTCGGCCCGGAAGCCGAGGGCCACTTCAGCGACCGGACCGACGACCGCAGCGACGTCGCCGGCGCCTGGCTCGAGACCAATGCCGAAACGGCGTCCGGCCTGGCGACGGACGCGGTCGTCCAGGAGGGGGAGTCGGGCGCGGTTGGCGAGCGACTCGCGGCGGTGCAGTCGGCGCGATCGGATCGGGTCGCGGAAATACACTATCTCGACGGCGACGGGAGCGTCCTCGCAAGTAGCGACGACGCGGCCGTCGGCGAGAATTTCTTCGCGACGGCCGGAATCGAGGGTGCGACGGACGGGCCGAGCAGTCCCCATCAGGGGCTGACGACCGACGACTCGGTCCTCTCGTTCGTCGCCGACGTCGACGGCGAGCAGCGGTACGTGGCCGTTTCGGCTCCCGTCGACGCGTTCGCGTCGATCCTCGAAACCGGCGGGGACGGAGACGGGAGCGCCCGGACGGTCGTCACCGACGCCGACGGCGAGCCGATCGCGGCGGTCGGCCACGAGGCGTCGGTCGGCGACGACGCGGTGCTCGCCGCGATCCCGACGGCGGGAGACGGCGTCGCGACCGGCGTCCCCGAGGGCACCGACACGGAGTTCGCGGCGACGGCGGCGACGATCGACGCCGGCGGCGAGCCGCTGACGGTCACGACCTACGACACCGCGACGGCCGTCTACGGCCCGCAGCTGACCGCGACGTCGTCGCTGCTCGCCCTGCTCATGGTCTTCGTTCTCCATCTCGGTCTCGTCGGCGTCGTCATGGGCGGAAACGTCTCGCTGAACCTCCGGCAACTCGGGAACAAGGCCGAGCGGATGGGGAACGGCGACCTCGCCGTCGACTTCGAGACCAACCGGGTCGACGAGGTCGGCGTCCTCTACGGCTCGTTCGCCTCGATGCGGGACTCCTTGCGGGAGACGCTCACCGATCTCGAGAGTCAGCGCGAACGCGCCCGTGAGGCCCAACAGCGGACCGAACGGCGCAACCACGAACTCGAGACCGAGGCCGAGCGCTACAGCGAGGTCATGGCGGCGTGTGCCGACGGCGACCTCGAACAGCGACTCGAGCCCAAGACCGACCACGACGCGATGGTGTCGATCGCCGAGGCGTTCAACGAGATGATCGCCGACCTCGAGGACGCGATCGCGCAGGTCACGGAGATCTCGGCGGACGTCGCTCAGACGAGCACCGAGGTCCAGAGTAGTTCCGACGAGATCCGGCGGGCGAGCCAGGAGGTCAGCACGTCGGTCCAGGAGATCTCGGACGGCTCCGCGAGCCAGGCCGAGGACCTGTCGATGGCGACGACCGAGGTCAAGGAGATGTCCGCGACAGTCGAGGAGGTCGCCGCCGCGACGAGTACCATCGCCGAACAGTCCAGCGCAGTCGACGAACTGGCCACGGACGGCCAGCGGGCGGCCGCCGAGACGACCGCGGAGATGCACGCGGCCAGCGAGCGAACGGAAGCCGTCGCGGAGACGGTCCGCTCGCTCGACGACGAGGCCGAACAGATCCAGCAAGTCGTCGAACTCATCGACGAGATCGCCGCCCAGACCAACATGCTCGCGTTGAACGCGGCCATCGAGTCCGCCCGGTCCGAAAGCGCCTCGAGCGAGAGCGGCGGCTTTCAGGCCGTCGCCGACGAGGTCAAGGAACTCGCCGAACAGACGCAGGCGGCAGTCGAGGACATCGAACGCATGATCGAATCGATACAAGGGCGGGCGGCGACGAGCGCAGTACAGATCGAGGAAGCCGAGACGACTATCGGCACCGCTACCGAGCAGGTCGACGATCTCTCGGCGAAGCTCGATCGGATCGCAACCGAAATCGAACAGGTCGCCGCCGGCGTCGAGGAGATCGACCAGGCGACCGACGAGCAGGCCGACTCCGCCGAGGAACTGGCGACGATCGTCCAGGACGTCGCCAGCGTCGCCGACGAGACGACCTCGCAGGCCCAGCAGGTGGCGGCGGCCGCCGAGGAGACAACCGCGACGATCAGCGACGTCTCGGCCGAGGCGACGCGGCTCGACGAGCGGGCGGCGGACCTGGCCGACGCGGTCGACGAATTCTCCGTCTCGACGGGAACCGAACCGGAGGCGGATCCAGCCGCCGCTCCCGCGGGGACGGACCAAGGAGGTGAGAGCCGATGA
- the leuS gene encoding leucine--tRNA ligase, with protein sequence MSDAGYDHATVERRWQEAWDDADVYRTPDDVDDPTYVLGMYPYPSGKLHMGHVRNYTITDAYARFRRMQGDDVLHPMGWDAFGLPAENAAKERDTNPRDWTFDCIETMRDQMNAMGFGYDWEREVTTCTPEYYQWNQWLFERFYQEDLVERRDAEVNWCPHCETVLADEQVEGEDELCWRCDTPVVTRELEQWFLQITEYADELLEAIDDLEGWPNSVRQMQRNWIGRQFGSEVDFDIEGHGPVTAFTTRIDTIHGATFFALAPDHPISEELAEENDDVRRFIEEEADPDGDEPNGVETGLTATNPVTGDEIPIYVADFVLSDVGTGALMAVPGHDERDHAFAEKHDLDIVPVIAPEPEGDEEPEAPDVEEAAFTEDGVLINSGDYDGLDSETARKRLTEDIESAEETTQYQLRDWGISRQRYWGTPIPVVHCDDCGPVLVPEEDLPVELPEFINTTGNPLDAAEEWKQTTCPDCGGPATRETDTMDTFVDSSWYFLRYVSPGLEDAPFDRDQANDWMPVDQYVGGIEHAVMHLLYSRFFTKVLADHEGLEHREPFTNLLAQGMVQLEGEKMSKSKGNVVSPQRIVEEYGADTARLFMMQAAQPERDFDWSEEGVRSTYAFLTRLQGMVEEFVADRPDGDDDAIASYVDAEIDATIAIATDEYDDLTFNKALRETQDLTRTLRQYADYTEPHAETYERGLSAVVRLLSPVAPHLAEELYAELGNDGFVADAPWPTAEIDRDRVANRRRLVENTREDIRDIVEVAGIEDPQAIDVVIAPEWKYDALEIAIESDADNLIGELMQESHIREQGDAAADYGQDLQAEREALSMTLAPEAEHAALESAAWLIEREFEAPVTVVRADEADDDVLANAEPGRPAIEIDD encoded by the coding sequence ATGAGCGACGCGGGATACGACCACGCGACGGTCGAACGGCGCTGGCAAGAGGCGTGGGACGACGCGGACGTCTATCGGACGCCCGACGACGTCGACGATCCGACGTACGTCCTGGGGATGTACCCGTATCCGTCCGGCAAGCTCCACATGGGACACGTCCGCAACTACACGATCACGGACGCGTACGCCCGCTTCCGACGGATGCAGGGCGACGACGTCCTCCATCCGATGGGATGGGACGCCTTCGGCCTTCCCGCGGAAAACGCGGCTAAAGAGCGCGACACGAACCCCCGCGACTGGACGTTCGACTGCATCGAGACGATGCGCGACCAGATGAACGCGATGGGCTTTGGCTACGACTGGGAGCGGGAGGTCACCACCTGCACGCCCGAGTACTACCAGTGGAACCAGTGGCTCTTCGAGCGCTTCTATCAGGAGGACCTGGTCGAACGCCGCGACGCCGAGGTCAACTGGTGTCCCCACTGCGAGACCGTCCTCGCCGACGAGCAGGTCGAGGGCGAGGACGAGCTCTGCTGGCGGTGTGACACGCCCGTCGTGACGCGCGAGCTCGAGCAGTGGTTCCTGCAGATCACCGAGTACGCGGACGAACTGCTCGAAGCGATCGACGACCTGGAGGGGTGGCCCAACTCGGTCCGGCAGATGCAGCGCAACTGGATCGGCCGTCAGTTCGGGAGCGAGGTCGACTTCGATATCGAGGGGCACGGCCCCGTCACGGCCTTTACTACCCGCATCGACACCATCCACGGGGCGACCTTCTTTGCGCTCGCGCCGGACCACCCGATCAGCGAGGAGCTGGCCGAGGAGAACGACGACGTTCGGCGCTTCATCGAAGAGGAGGCCGACCCCGACGGCGACGAGCCCAACGGCGTCGAGACCGGGCTGACCGCGACCAATCCCGTTACCGGCGACGAGATCCCGATCTACGTCGCGGACTTCGTCCTCTCGGACGTCGGGACGGGCGCGCTGATGGCCGTTCCCGGCCACGACGAGCGCGACCACGCCTTCGCGGAGAAACACGACCTGGACATCGTCCCCGTCATCGCACCCGAACCCGAGGGCGACGAGGAGCCCGAGGCGCCCGACGTCGAGGAAGCGGCGTTCACCGAGGACGGCGTCCTGATCAACTCCGGCGACTACGATGGCCTCGACAGCGAGACCGCTCGCAAGCGGCTGACCGAGGACATCGAGAGCGCCGAGGAGACGACTCAGTACCAGCTGCGCGACTGGGGTATCTCCCGCCAGCGCTACTGGGGGACGCCGATTCCGGTCGTCCACTGCGACGACTGCGGCCCCGTGCTGGTTCCTGAAGAGGACCTGCCGGTCGAGCTGCCCGAGTTCATCAACACGACCGGGAATCCGCTGGACGCCGCCGAGGAGTGGAAGCAGACCACGTGTCCCGACTGCGGTGGTCCGGCGACCCGCGAGACCGACACGATGGACACCTTCGTCGACTCCTCGTGGTACTTCCTGCGGTACGTCTCGCCCGGCCTCGAAGACGCACCCTTCGACCGCGACCAGGCCAACGACTGGATGCCCGTCGACCAGTACGTCGGCGGCATCGAACACGCCGTGATGCACCTGCTGTACTCGCGGTTCTTCACGAAGGTGCTGGCCGACCACGAGGGGCTGGAACACCGCGAGCCGTTCACGAACCTGCTGGCCCAGGGGATGGTCCAGCTGGAGGGCGAGAAGATGTCCAAGTCGAAGGGCAACGTCGTCTCGCCCCAGCGGATCGTCGAGGAGTACGGCGCCGACACCGCCCGCCTGTTCATGATGCAGGCCGCCCAACCCGAGCGCGACTTCGACTGGAGCGAAGAGGGCGTCCGATCGACCTACGCCTTCCTCACCCGGCTGCAGGGGATGGTCGAGGAGTTCGTCGCCGATCGACCCGATGGCGACGACGACGCGATCGCGAGCTACGTCGACGCCGAAATCGACGCCACGATCGCCATCGCCACCGACGAGTACGACGACCTGACGTTCAACAAGGCCCTGCGCGAGACCCAGGATCTGACGCGAACGCTGCGCCAGTACGCCGACTACACCGAGCCCCACGCCGAAACGTACGAGCGCGGGCTGTCGGCCGTCGTCCGCCTGCTCTCGCCGGTCGCACCCCACCTGGCCGAGGAGCTGTACGCGGAACTGGGCAACGACGGGTTCGTCGCCGACGCCCCGTGGCCGACCGCCGAGATCGACCGCGACCGCGTCGCCAATCGACGGCGCCTGGTCGAGAACACGCGCGAGGACATCCGCGACATCGTCGAGGTGGCCGGCATCGAGGACCCGCAGGCGATCGACGTCGTCATCGCGCCCGAGTGGAAGTACGACGCCTTAGAGATCGCGATCGAGAGCGACGCCGACAACCTGATCGGCGAGCTCATGCAGGAATCGCACATCCGCGAACAGGGTGACGCCGCCGCCGACTACGGCCAGGACCTCCAGGCCGAACGGGAGGCGCTCTCGATGACGCTGGCCCCCGAGGCGGAGCACGCGGCCCTCGAGTCGGCCGCCTGGCTGATCGAACGCGAGTTCGAGGCGCCGGTGACCGTCGTCCGGGCCGACGAAGCCGACGACGACGTGCTCGCGAACGCCGAGCCCGGCCGGCCGGCGATCGAGATCGACGACTGA
- a CDS encoding Hsp20/alpha crystallin family protein produces the protein MRRNPFNDIEEMLDRVSRQVEEGMTAGGLQVPGSVPVDVADTGEEYVVTADLPGYETDDIDLTLSDGTLRLEANRTGEAEYAEGRYLRRERTETSASRRIRLPEPVDEEAVAAGFENGVLTVRLPKVSGSDDSKRIDIE, from the coding sequence ATGCGACGAAACCCGTTCAACGATATCGAGGAGATGCTCGACCGCGTGAGCCGCCAGGTCGAGGAGGGAATGACCGCCGGCGGGCTCCAGGTCCCGGGCTCGGTGCCGGTCGACGTCGCCGATACGGGCGAGGAGTACGTCGTCACGGCCGACCTGCCGGGCTACGAGACCGACGACATCGATCTGACGCTTTCGGACGGCACGCTGCGCCTCGAAGCCAACCGGACGGGCGAAGCGGAGTACGCCGAGGGCCGGTACCTCCGGCGCGAACGGACCGAGACGTCGGCCAGCCGGCGGATCCGCCTGCCGGAGCCGGTCGACGAGGAGGCGGTCGCCGCCGGCTTCGAGAACGGCGTGTTGACGGTCCGGCTGCCGAAAGTCTCGGGCAGCGACGACTCGAAGCGGATCGACATCGAGTAA
- a CDS encoding peroxiredoxin: MPLAAGDDAPTVTARNQAGEERTLAFEEPTVLYFYPRDDTPGCTIEANQFQRELETYREADVGVYGVSTDDVDSHRDFCESEGLEFDLLADPDGEIADAFGVEIQGGAAPRTTFLLADGDVQAVYEGVDPDGHARDVLMDALDDGLVTLPE, translated from the coding sequence ATGCCACTCGCTGCCGGCGACGACGCGCCGACCGTGACCGCACGCAACCAGGCCGGCGAGGAACGCACCCTCGCGTTCGAGGAGCCGACGGTCCTCTACTTCTATCCGCGAGACGACACGCCTGGCTGTACGATCGAGGCCAACCAGTTCCAGCGCGAACTGGAGACCTACCGGGAGGCCGACGTCGGCGTCTACGGCGTTTCGACGGACGACGTCGATTCCCATCGTGACTTCTGCGAGTCTGAGGGACTCGAGTTCGACCTGCTGGCGGACCCCGACGGGGAGATCGCCGACGCGTTCGGTGTTGAGATTCAGGGCGGGGCGGCCCCGCGGACGACGTTCCTGCTGGCCGACGGCGACGTCCAGGCCGTCTACGAGGGCGTCGATCCGGACGGGCACGCGCGCGACGTTCTCATGGACGCGCTCGACGACGGCCTGGTGACGCTGCCCGAGTAA
- the pheA gene encoding prephenate dehydratase codes for MAAVTLGPEGTYSHRATSAIADDDEIDFRQSVTAIVDAVASGEYDRGVIPIENSIEGSVTESLDAIADYDVAVVREIVTPIRHALLAQGPEFDTVASHSQALAQCRTYLDREYPDATLEAVASTAQGVEFARDDPSVAGIGHPANASGDLEVLAEDIQDQDSNATRFFALAPAEERSKGGGKTSLVVYPNANYPGLLLELLEPFADRDINLTRVESRPSGQRLGDYVFHVDFEAGLYESRTKEAIEDLEALAENGWVRRLGSYDTEHVVE; via the coding sequence ATGGCTGCAGTCACGCTGGGACCCGAAGGAACCTACTCGCATCGAGCGACGAGCGCGATCGCCGACGACGACGAGATCGACTTCCGGCAGTCGGTGACAGCCATCGTCGACGCCGTCGCCAGCGGCGAGTACGACCGCGGCGTCATTCCCATCGAGAACAGCATCGAGGGCTCCGTCACGGAGAGCCTCGACGCCATCGCCGACTACGACGTCGCGGTCGTCCGGGAGATCGTCACTCCGATTCGGCACGCCCTGCTCGCCCAGGGCCCCGAGTTCGACACCGTCGCCAGCCACTCCCAGGCGCTGGCTCAGTGTCGCACCTACCTCGATCGCGAGTATCCCGACGCGACCCTGGAAGCCGTCGCGAGCACGGCCCAGGGCGTCGAGTTCGCCCGTGACGACCCCTCGGTCGCGGGCATCGGCCACCCGGCGAACGCGAGCGGCGACCTCGAGGTGTTAGCTGAGGACATTCAGGACCAGGACTCGAACGCGACGCGCTTCTTCGCGCTCGCGCCCGCCGAGGAACGTTCGAAGGGCGGCGGCAAGACCTCGCTGGTGGTCTACCCGAATGCCAACTACCCCGGCCTCCTGCTCGAGCTACTGGAACCCTTCGCGGATCGCGACATCAACCTGACCCGCGTCGAGTCGCGGCCGAGCGGCCAGCGGTTGGGCGACTACGTCTTCCACGTCGACTTCGAAGCCGGCCTCTACGAGTCGCGGACGAAGGAGGCGATCGAAGACCTCGAAGCCCTGGCCGAGAACGGTTGGGTCCGGCGGCTCGGCTCGTACGATACCGAACACGTCGTCGAATAA